Part of the Halalkalibacter krulwichiae genome is shown below.
GCGATTAAGGTACGTGACGATGCGAATTTAGAAACGACACCAGTGATGATCTATGGAGAAGATGTCACCCATGTTGTGACAGAAGAGGGAATAGCTTATTTATATAAAACAGATAGCATTGAAGAAAGAAGGGAAGCGATTGCTTCCATTGCAGGAGTTACACCAATTGGCTTAAAGAGTACGGTTAAATCGAAATTGAAATTGCGTGAAAAAGGTATATTGGCTCTTCCAGAAGATTTACAAATTAGAAGAACAGATGCGAAACGATCACTGCTGGCAGCTAAAAGTGTAGAAGAGCTAGTAGATTGGTCAGATCATTTATATCACCCACCAGCTAAGTTCCGTAGTTGGTAAGAGGAGGGATTTAATGAGTTGGCAAACTGCAATGGATTGTAGTGAGATTTTAGCCCAGCATGCGGTAACAGCCTTGATTGAAGAAGCTGAATTAACGCCGAAGCCCGGTCTTGTTGACAAGCAAAATAGTGGTTCCCATTCAGATATGTCTTGTGAGTTGATGATTACGTCGGCGAAGGCGTTAGAAGAAACTTTTGCGCAAATAGCTTTAGTGTCTTATCAGCAAAAACCAAGTCAATCCCTTCGTGAAAAAATTGCTGAGATTGGCCGAAGTGGTGAAAAGGCTATGTTTCGAGCGACCGGTGGGGTTAACACTCATAAAGGTGCGATTTGGGCATTAGGACTTTTAATTTCAAGCAAAGCGATGGCAAGCCCCGATACTGACAGTGAAACAATTGCTAAGTTAGCTGGAGAACTTGCCCGTTATCATGATCGCTACGTTCCTACTCAACAAACGAACGGGTTACGTATCCAAAAACGTTACGGGGTTCCTGGAGCAAAAGGTGAGGCAGAACAAGGCTTTCCTCATCTAAGGCTGATTGGCTTACCTGCTTTACACAAAGCTCGCCAAAAAGCAAAGTCTGAATTACATGCGAGGATTGATACGCTCCTTGCCTTAATGGCGAATTTAGATGATACATGTATTTTACATCGAGGTGGGATGGACACTTTGTTAGTCATTAAAGAAAAAGCGGATCGCGTTTTGGTACAGGGAGGCGTCTCAACAGCAGCAGGCTGGGAAGCTTTAGCTGATCTAGATCTCGAGTGCGAACGACGTCGTGTTTCGCCTGGTGGAAGTGCTGATTTATTAGCCGCTACGATCTTCCTTGATGCGTTCAATACATCTACTAAGTCTAGATGCCTTGAATCAAGTGTTACAAACTAACTTTATTGAGGTGATTATTTTGGAAACACGTTTATATAAGTATCCAGCTTCTAAAGGCAATGTTCATCGTGCGCATGTTGGAGTCGTAGGTTCAGGTGACTTGGAAATATTACTTGAGCCATCTAATGAACCGTATGCTCAAATCGAGTTAAGAACAGGAATAGATGGGTTTGAAGCGACATGGAAGAAGGTATTAGATCGCTTCTTTTCTACTCACGATATTGCGGCAACCATAAAGATAAATGATTTTGGGGCAACCCCTGGTGTTGTGTTATTGCGCTTAGAACAAGTTTTGGAGGTGAGCAGACGTTATGAAAATGCTTAAGGATAGCTTTGTTGAAAAAGATGCTAGGCAAAGAGCGATTGCGATCTTGGATGAAGGTACCTTTAGAGAACTGTTAGGACCTTTTGATGGATTTGAATCTCCACATCTTCAGAATCAAGGAATTGTTCCGCAAAGTGATGATGGGGTTGTTCTTGGTCGAGGCGAGATTGATGGTGAATCGGCAATCGTTATTTCATTAGAAGGAAAATTTCAAGGAGGAGGAATTGGTGAAGTATCTGGAGCAAAAATCGCCGGAGCACTGGAATTAGCTCTTCAAGACAATCAAAAAGGTATCGCGACTCGACCTGTTTTATTGTTTGATACAGGGGGCGTTCGTCTTCAAGAGGCGAATTATGGACTATTATCGATTGCTGAAATTGGTGCTGCGATTGTTGCGTTAAGAAACTACATTCCTGTTGTAGGGGTGATACCAGGAAAAATTGGTTCCTTTGGTGGGATGTCGATTACGGCAGGGCTATTCAGCTCATTAATTATTACACGTGAAGGGAGAATTGGGCTGAATGGACCAGAAGTAATCGAGCAAGAAGCAGGAATTGAAGAATTTGATTCGAGGAATCGACAGCTCATTTGGAACACGATTGGCGGTGTGCAAAGGCTTGCGACTGGGGGCGTTGATCATCTCGTTGAAGATGATCGTGAGACGATTCGAAACCAAGTTAGAGAAGTGTATCAAAGCGGACTCAATCAGCAACCAAGAAGTACACAAGTAGAATTATTTCAATCGTTGCTAATGTCAATTGACCCTTCGCAACATTTAACTCCAATAGAGCTGAGAGACATTTTCGAAAAAGTTAAAGAAGGACACGAAGAGTTAGTTAAGTATGTCGGTCATGAGAGTACAAAAGAACGATCTAGTCGAGGACTTAAGTGGTTTGAAGCATTGACTGATCCGTCAGAAGAGGTTCATTCTCGTGTTCCGTCCGTGAAATGTGCAGATGGTATGCTCGAAGACGAGCGTGCCCGATTTATCGCAGTCGTTCCGAATCCTAATAGCCGCTTTCCTCGAGCGCGAAATGGAGAGGTAGGGCTAGAAGAAGGGTGGACGATTGCAGAATCGGTAAGGAATGCTATTAAGGAAGATGAAGGTGGAGACAAACGAGCGATCGTCGCAATAGTGGATGTTCCTAGTCAAGCCTATGGCTATAACGAGGAATTAGTCGGCATTCACTTAGCTTGTTCAGCAGCGGCTGATGCTTATGCAACAGCTCGATTAGCAGGCCATCCTGTAATTACACTTATTGTTGGAAATGCGATATCAGGTGCATTTTTAGCACACGGTCTTCAAGCCAATCGGATTCTCGCGTTAAAGGATCCTAATGTGCATGTTCATGTCATGTCAAAGCAATCAGCCGCTAGAATTACAAGAAGAACGGTGGAGGAACTAGAAGTAGCAACAAAGCAAACACCAGCGATGGCTTATGACATTGACTCTTTTAAAAAGCTTGGTGCATTGCATGAATTAATAGAAGGAATCAATGCAGATGCCCCAGATGTTGAGGATTGTATTATCATAAAGGAGAAGTTACGAGCTGCTATTATAGATACGAGAGGTTCACAAACGGACTTAGGCAATCGTCTCAGGTCCAGAGAAGCAAGAGAAGAAGGGCGAATCACATCTATCTTGGTAAGAAAGCAGTTGGCAGAACAATGGAGTTAAGAACGCATGATTTAATTAGAGTTAAAGGAATGCCCTCGTTCTTGGACAATGAAGCATGTGAGGAATGGGTAACGGAAGCGATGCATGAAGCGCCATTTGTTGTCGTGAGACGGGCTCCAATCGAAAATGAAATGATTCCCGTGGGCATTCGAGGGAAATCACGTTCCCATAGGTATGCAGCTTTTTTACACATGGATGAATTGGAAGAAGTAATTTCTCCAGAAAAGTTAGCAAATGAAAAAAGATGGTTAGAAAATCCACGGTTACAGGAGATCAAAGTTCTTCAAGTGTTACATGAAGTAGATGAAATTCTTTCAAATCATGATATCGTTTGGGGACCAGGTGGAAGTGCGGGGTTTGAGCTGGCAAGTGGGATACCGACTCTCACGACTAAAAGTGATTTAGATTTGATCATCCGGACGCAGCCTCAGTTACTGTTAGTAGAAAAAGCAAGGCAAATCTATCAGGAGCTTACAAATATTGAAACTAGGGTGGATGTTCAACTGGAAACACCAATCGGTGCTATCGCATTAGCGGAATACTGTCTAGAGCCAGAGCAAATTCTTACCCGAACAAAAAAGGGTCCTAAGTTAACAAAGTTTTCATTGTTAAAGGAAACAGTTAAGCTTAACGGTTAAGATAAATCAGTTTACACTTGTAAAATGGTGTAAACTGATTTTCCATTTGAGATGAGGAAGATAAATTTAAGCAGAGATAGGTGTTTCAAATGTTCATACTTGTTGAAGTGGTCTTTCCGGTATTTGCAATTTTCTTTGCAGGCTTTGTGCTAAGAAAGAAGTTTGGTTTGCAGATTGATTCTCTTTCGCAAACTGCTTTTTATTTGTTACTGCCATGTTTAGTCTTCCGAACTCTTTATGAAGTTGATATTAAAGGAGACTTGAAAAATATCATTATTTTTCAGTTCTTCTTAATGCTTTTCCTTGCAGCTCTTGTGTTGCTTATTGGGAAATTAAGAAAACAAACAGCTCAGATGACAAATGGTTTGTTGCTTTCTACCATTTTTATGAATGCAGGAAATTATGGTGGTCCTTTTATTTTATTTGCACTTGGAGAAGTAGCTTTTCAATTAGCGATTGCTTATTGGGTTATTCAAACAATTCTAATGAATACATTGGGCGTATTTATAGCGAATAAACAAGGAACCACTTTAAAGGCCACACTGATCGTAACACTGAAAATGCCGATTGTGTACGCCGCGATACTCGGGATTGGACTTCAACTGCTTGAATTAACTATTCCAATGTTTCTTTTTCAACCAGTCGATATGTTGGCTACAGCGACAATTCCAATTATCATGCTCTTACTTGGCATGCAATTAGCGAATGTGACTTTTACAAAGGCGTGGTCAGTGATTAACTATGGGATCATTTTAAGGTTAGTCATTTCACCGGTACTGGCTTTTCTCATTGTTCAATTTATAATGAACGTTGATGGGCTTTTATCCAATGTACTCATTCTTCAAGCTGCTATGCCGTCCGCAGTTGTGATGACTTTAATAGCGACAAAGTATTACTGCGAGCCTGAAGCAGTATCTGGAATTACGCTTATTACAACAATCGTCTCGATGATTACGTTGCCACTTATATTGTTCTTATTATAGTTCAGCTTCCCTTATTCTTTAACAAGATTGGAACGAACAGCGCTGTTGTAAATAAACATACTGTTCGTTCTATATAAATATAAGAAAGTCCATTTCATTCACATATATACTATTCGCTTATGATTTCATGGCCGTCTTCAAGATCAAAACCAAATCCTTCATATAAATACGTCAACACGTCCATGAAGCTTAACCATGTTGTATCTAATGTAATTATCTTTTTATTTTTATAACAGACGACGCGATAAGGCTCCTGCTCGTCTTCTTGGTATGTATAAATAAAATAGATGTATTGATACTTGAGACCTAATTCTTTTATTTTAATTGTCGAGATAGGGCTTCTCACAAAAGCAATAAAATAGTCATCTTCATTTCGACGTAAAACCTGTACGTTTTCTGAGCTCTCTTTAACTGTAAGGTCATACTCATAACCTTGCCAAAATACTTTCCAACGTTCTTTTGTTAACATTGCGTTCACTCCTGAAAATCGGTATCTTTTTTTGAATACCCAAATTTTCAAATGTTAAACCACTAATTGGAATAATTTTCAATAAAAATTAAGAAGGGAATAGCTTGAATATGTCAAGCTATTCCTGTGCTGGACTAATGATAGCTATTACGCCCATTCGCACTTCCACTTGTTTTATGCTTCGGTCTGCTTTTGTTATTTTGCTGCTTTGTTCCACTGCTGTTGCTGTTTTTATTTTTAGACATCGTTATGCCTCCATTTTTTTTGGGATTACTTGCACAATGCATTATTATCGTTTACGTATTTCGTTAAATCATTAGCAACAATAGTTGGAAGTGATAAAAATCAACACTCTTGGAGAAACTCTTGGATGACGTAGTACATATTTGTTGACAGTATTTGTTAAACGTTATAGGTTAAAAAGGTAAGTGATCAAAATGTGTAAAGGAGAATGTACAATGGATTTTGTTACATTAAATAATAGTGTGAAAATGCCGCAGCTTGGTTATGGCGTTTGGCAAGTTGAAGATGAGCAAGCGACTACTGCAGTGAGGAAAGCCATCGAAGTTGGTTATACGTCCATTGACACAGCGATGATCTACCAGAACGAAAGAGGCGTTGGGAAAGCCATTAAAGAAGCCTCTGTTCCTCGTGAGCAGCTCTTTATCACAACAAAAGTGTGGAATAGTGATCAAGGGTTTGAGAACACGTTACGTGCTTTTGATGAAAGTCTAGAACGATTAGGGCTTGATTATGTTGATTTATATTTAATTCATTGGCCAACTCCTGAGTTCGATCAGTACGTTGATACATACAAAGCATTAGAAAAGCTTTATCACGATGGACGAGTGAAAGCAATTGGCGTTTGTAACTTTGAAATTGAACATTTAGAGCGCCTCTTACAAGAGTGTGAGGTTAAACCAGTTTTAAATCAAGTGGAATGTCACCCATACCTTCAACAAAATGAGTTAAAGGACTTTTGTGCAAAACATGATATCTTCTTAGAAGCGTGGAGCCCTCTTGAGCAAGGTGGCGATGTGTTGAAGGATGAAGTTATACAAAAAATTGCTGATGTACAAGGCAAAACTCCGGCACAAGTTGTACTTCGTTGGCATTTGCAAAAGAACAACATCGTTATCCCAAAGTCAGTGACACCATCAAGAATTGAAGAAAACTTTAATGTCTTTGACTTTGAATTAACGGAGGAGCAAATGGATGAGATTAATCAACTGAATCGCGATCGTCGTAAAGGTCCTCATCCTAATGAATTTCATAATCGCTAAAATAATTTGCCCACTTCAAACCGAAGTGGGCTTAAATTTGTGTGTAAATAGGCCCTTTGGTGCAGGGGGAATCAATTAAAGTCCTAACAAAATTTCTCGTTAGGAGGAGAGGATTAGGCATATAGTAGTGTGTGTGTTTATATAATGCTAGAGAAGGAGGGGGAATCATATGGGAGTGAAACTCATTAAAGTTTCTGCATTGTACTTTGTTCTTGGCGTCTCACTAGGCTATTATATGTCGGTTGCCCATGCGTATCATCTGACAGGGGTGCATGCTCATGTGAATTTGTTAGGGTGGACGTCCATGACATTAGCTGGACTGATTTACATCTTATTTCCAAAAGCGGGATCTAGTATGCTAGGAAAGATTCATTTTTGGCTTCATAACATTGGACTTCCACTCATGATGGTTGGGCTTTTTCTCTTATTACAAGGGAATTCAGCTCTCGAAGTATTAATTCCAATTGGTGCAACATGTGTATTAGTCGCAGTCATTTTATTTGCGGTAAATGTGTTATTGAATGTGAAGAAAGAAGAGGTTGAGGCTCGTTTTCAAAAATAAAGATGGAAAATGCCAACTTAAAATTCCTTGAACACGCTTGGGTTTGATCACTCAAGCGTATTTTCATGTTCCACGATTATTTCACTTACTCTCATGCATGATTTGTCCAGTCTTCGAATAAGTATAAAAAACTGGAGACAAGTCATAGTTAAATAGGGGGATTTGGAAATGGTTGAAGCGATTTTGACATTATTTACGAATGAACAGCAAGCCCAATCGATTGTATCCAATCCGTTGGTAGAATTCATATTTATGGTGTTATTTGTCACATTTGCCGCAGCGGTTTTCGTTCATTTTCTCTTGTTTAGCAAACTAAGAACGATTCGAAATTTTATAGGAGAAACGAATTCATTAGAAATGGCACCGGTTAATTCGTTTCAAAAAGAATTCGAACAAAAAAACAAACAGGAATCAGTAAAAGCTGAGACATTTGTACAAGAAAAATTTTCAAGTTGGAGAATGTTCAATGTACCGGTTGTAAGTTTGATTAAGATGATTCAAATGACGGTATCGATTTTTATATTAGTAGGTGTATTAGGAACATTTATTGGACTAGCGATGTCCCTTGGAAGTATTGATGCAACAGGCGATCAATTAGTCGAGAATGTTGCTTTGGTGCTTGCAGGCATTGATGTAGCTTTTTATACGAGTATTGCAGGGATGGGATTATCCTTACTCATGACTGTAATGACCCGTGTTTGGAATACGGAATTTCTGTTAACGGACATCATGCTCAAAACAGAATCACATTTAGAAGAGAAGGAAAAGGACGGGATGACCCGCCTCATTGAAGTATCAGAAACGATTCATACATCCATTGTTGATTTACATGAATCCAATCAAGAATCAATGCAGAGTATTGTCGAGTCATTCCATGGCTTTCAAGAATATACGGTCGGCTTGCAGCAATCAGCGAAAGATTTAGCGAAGTTTAATGAAGGACTATCAGAGAATTTAAAAGATTTCACTGTGATCTTTGATCGAGTCAAAGAGATGACGGAAGGGTTTGATAAAGGAGTTAAAAAGCTTAATAAAAATTTTGATCAATTATTCTCTTATTTTTATAAAATGGATCAAAGAAATGAAAAAATGACTAGTGCGTTTACAGAAACGTATAAGAAAATAGATGAACTCTCAACGTCTCAGATCGAATCAATGAATCAATTCCAAGACTCAGTCGGTGATTTAAGAGATTACTTTTCTGCAATTGCTAATAGGCAGGAATCGATTCAGACGGCTTTTGAAAGAATGCTTGGACAAAGTGATCAGCTCGTTAAAGCGATGAAAGAGAACAATCAACAGTTTGAACGGATTTTCGGACATGATGTCAGCTCAAAATTATCAGCTATGACTACGAATTTACATGATTTGAAAAATGATTTTCATAGACTAGGACATACGATCTCTCGTTTACCTGATGAACTCGAAACAATAAACCGAGCTCAAGGGGAGTATAAAACTCTTCTCGGAAATCGTTACGACGAATTAAAGCAATACAATCACGAAATTTACAATCACTTAAAAATGCATTCTGCCAATTCAAGTGCATATGAAACATATTTAAATGATGCATCCCGTTATTATGAACAGTTAGGAATGACAAATCAGCAATTGTTGAATGATTTGAATCGAACAGTGACACAGATGACTGACTCTTTTAACCAAAGGGAAAATCAAATGGAATCAAACGTAGGCATCTTAAAAGATACATTATCAAGGTATGTCGCTAATTTAGAAGGAACGCTTGGTGATAAACTTGAAAAGGCGAGTAGGAATATAGGGGATTACGTAACCGAAATTAATTCAGTCTTAAAGAAAGAATTCAAGCAAATAGGTGAAATAACAGAAGAAAGCCAAATAAGAAGTGCACGTTCAATCCAACAGCTTGTGCAAGAGTTAAATCAAGAAATCCAACTGCTGAACCGTCAGTTACAAACTTTTTCTGAAGAGGCGAGTAGAAAAAGCAGTATAAGGGTTGGAGCCAATGATTAATAAATACAAACGATTATTTCAGCGTGAAGATGAAGAAAGTCACTTTTGGCCATCATTCACCGATTTGTTAACGGCGATTCTTCTTTGTTTTATTTTAATCTTTATCATCATGATGGTGATCAAATCGTTTCAGATTGAGGAGATGAAACGAACGATTGATCAGATCATGGGGGTTCGAGTGAATATCATTCAAGATTTAAATGAAGAATTCACCGAATCTGATTTGAAGATTGAGATTGATGAGAAGACAGGCGCATTGATTTTTAATACAGACATTTTGTTTGAATTTGATGCAGCTGTTCTAAAGCCAGAAGCATTTCAATTTTTGGATGAATTTGTTCCAGCCTATTTGGATGTATTACTTGAAAATGGATATGAGGAGTATATCTCGGAAATTATCATTGAAGGACACGCCGATCGTCACGGAAGTTATTTGTATAACCTAGAATTGTCCCAACAGCGAGCATTTAGCGTAGCAGAGTATATACTCAGTGAGGATTTCCCGTATAAAAATATTCAAGAACATTTAAAGACAAAGCTCACAGTCAATGGAAGATCGTATTCAGAAGGTCGTTCAGATGAAGCAGGGAAATATAGCAATCAAGCATCTAGAAGAGTTGAATTTAAATTTAGGCTGAAAGATGAGGAAATTCTAGAAAAAACACGTGAATTGTTGGAGTGAGAATGAAGAACCTATCTTTCTAAGCTTGGAAAGATAGGTTTTTATTAGAAAAGGTGAGAGTCTAGCTTCAACCGAAGATGTCCTTCAATTCTCCAGGTCTGGCATCAGTAGTGGCGTTAAAAGTGACTACCAACTTTATTTAGGACAGTTTCCAACTTACAACATACTCCGTTTTTTCATTCAAAATTCCTAGTTCAGGTTCTGATACAAACCATTGTCCATGTATATTTAATTCTTTACAAGCTAATTCAAACTGACATAGGAATAAATTCATTTTCTTGTAATTGAATCTCTTTTTCGAACGAATTCCTCGAGAAAGTCCCACCCATCCAGCACGTTCCGAGCCCTAATTGTGTTGCAAATAACAGTACTTTATGAAAAAGAAAAGCATATTCTACTAAAGCATATTTTTCGTTTTTAGCTGAACCAACTAAGTACGCTTGTGGGTTCTTAATGAAACCATATGTACCGAGCTTGATTCCTTTTTCTGTATGGTTATTCGTAACTTGAACAAGTGTAACCAAGCCTTTCCCTCCGAAAGGCCCTATTTGATTTTTCTCCTTATTAATGTAAGAAGTTAATTGACTGAGGTTTGATTTTGATAGTTTCACAGAGTCAAACGTTCTAATTGATTGACGACGGCGCATGATGTCAATATAAGAGTTCTTAGGTTCCATACGTACTCCTCTCAAGTTGAATGTTAGTGTATTTCGAGTTTTCTAGTATCTAAGTTATTGTAAATGATTCTTATACTTCTTTAATTTATAGATAACAGTTGGTTGGCTGATTTGTAAAAGCTCAGCCATTTCATAGGTCGTTTTGCATTGCTTTTTGGCTCTTGATAACATTTGGATTTCGACTTCTTCCACTGCTTCCTTCAAACTCTTTTTTTCTACCATATCCTGTTCATAATGGGAGGATTCAACGGTCTCTTTTATGTTACTTTGAAGCTCCAAAGGGAGGTGCTCAGGTCGAATGATCGGATCTTCAATTGTTAAAACGAGGCGCTCTAGAATATTTTCCATCTCGCGTACATTACCTGGCCATTTATATTGAACTAATTGATGATAAGTTGAAGGGTGTAATTTTTTTGTAGAGTGGTGCTTTTCATTCATTATTTGTAAGTAGTGTTGCAAAAGAATGACGATGTCATCTTGCCTTTCATGCAGTGGAGGAATTGAAATAGGGATGACATTTAGACGGTAATACAAATCAAGGCGAAATTTCCCTTCATCGACCATTTCTTTTAGCGGTTGATTCGTTGCAGTAATTAAGCGGAAGTTAACGAGATGTTCTACTTTTCCTCCAACTCTTGTCATTTTTTTCTCCTGTAACACTTTCAGTAATTTCACTTGAATGGATAACGGAAGTTCTCCAATTTCGTCTAGAAAAAGTGTTCCTTGATCGGCTTGCTCAATTAAGCCTTTTCTTCCTGACTTATGTGCTCCTGTAAATGAACCGGGCTCGTAGCCAAACATCTCCGATTCAAATAAAGTTTCTGGAATGGTACTACAATTCACCTCAATGAAAGGTTCTTTGTGTCGTTCACTACGATCATGAATATAACGAGCAAGGGTACT
Proteins encoded:
- a CDS encoding AEC family transporter translates to MFILVEVVFPVFAIFFAGFVLRKKFGLQIDSLSQTAFYLLLPCLVFRTLYEVDIKGDLKNIIIFQFFLMLFLAALVLLIGKLRKQTAQMTNGLLLSTIFMNAGNYGGPFILFALGEVAFQLAIAYWVIQTILMNTLGVFIANKQGTTLKATLIVTLKMPIVYAAILGIGLQLLELTIPMFLFQPVDMLATATIPIIMLLLGMQLANVTFTKAWSVINYGIILRLVISPVLAFLIVQFIMNVDGLLSNVLILQAAMPSAVVMTLIATKYYCEPEAVSGITLITTIVSMITLPLILFLL
- a CDS encoding OmpA family protein — encoded protein: MINKYKRLFQREDEESHFWPSFTDLLTAILLCFILIFIIMMVIKSFQIEEMKRTIDQIMGVRVNIIQDLNEEFTESDLKIEIDEKTGALIFNTDILFEFDAAVLKPEAFQFLDEFVPAYLDVLLENGYEEYISEIIIEGHADRHGSYLYNLELSQQRAFSVAEYILSEDFPYKNIQEHLKTKLTVNGRSYSEGRSDEAGKYSNQASRRVEFKFRLKDEEILEKTRELLE
- a CDS encoding cytochrome-c oxidase; its protein translation is MGVKLIKVSALYFVLGVSLGYYMSVAHAYHLTGVHAHVNLLGWTSMTLAGLIYILFPKAGSSMLGKIHFWLHNIGLPLMMVGLFLLLQGNSALEVLIPIGATCVLVAVILFAVNVLLNVKKEEVEARFQK
- a CDS encoding malonate decarboxylase holo-ACP synthase; protein product: MELRTHDLIRVKGMPSFLDNEACEEWVTEAMHEAPFVVVRRAPIENEMIPVGIRGKSRSHRYAAFLHMDELEEVISPEKLANEKRWLENPRLQEIKVLQVLHEVDEILSNHDIVWGPGGSAGFELASGIPTLTTKSDLDLIIRTQPQLLLVEKARQIYQELTNIETRVDVQLETPIGAIALAEYCLEPEQILTRTKKGPKLTKFSLLKETVKLNG
- a CDS encoding triphosphoribosyl-dephospho-CoA synthase: MSWQTAMDCSEILAQHAVTALIEEAELTPKPGLVDKQNSGSHSDMSCELMITSAKALEETFAQIALVSYQQKPSQSLREKIAEIGRSGEKAMFRATGGVNTHKGAIWALGLLISSKAMASPDTDSETIAKLAGELARYHDRYVPTQQTNGLRIQKRYGVPGAKGEAEQGFPHLRLIGLPALHKARQKAKSELHARIDTLLALMANLDDTCILHRGGMDTLLVIKEKADRVLVQGGVSTAAGWEALADLDLECERRRVSPGGSADLLAATIFLDAFNTSTKSRCLESSVTN
- a CDS encoding malonate decarboxylase subunit delta is translated as METRLYKYPASKGNVHRAHVGVVGSGDLEILLEPSNEPYAQIELRTGIDGFEATWKKVLDRFFSTHDIAATIKINDFGATPGVVLLRLEQVLEVSRRYENA
- the mdcD gene encoding biotin-independent malonate decarboxylase subunit beta encodes the protein MKMLKDSFVEKDARQRAIAILDEGTFRELLGPFDGFESPHLQNQGIVPQSDDGVVLGRGEIDGESAIVISLEGKFQGGGIGEVSGAKIAGALELALQDNQKGIATRPVLLFDTGGVRLQEANYGLLSIAEIGAAIVALRNYIPVVGVIPGKIGSFGGMSITAGLFSSLIITREGRIGLNGPEVIEQEAGIEEFDSRNRQLIWNTIGGVQRLATGGVDHLVEDDRETIRNQVREVYQSGLNQQPRSTQVELFQSLLMSIDPSQHLTPIELRDIFEKVKEGHEELVKYVGHESTKERSSRGLKWFEALTDPSEEVHSRVPSVKCADGMLEDERARFIAVVPNPNSRFPRARNGEVGLEEGWTIAESVRNAIKEDEGGDKRAIVAIVDVPSQAYGYNEELVGIHLACSAAADAYATARLAGHPVITLIVGNAISGAFLAHGLQANRILALKDPNVHVHVMSKQSAARITRRTVEELEVATKQTPAMAYDIDSFKKLGALHELIEGINADAPDVEDCIIIKEKLRAAIIDTRGSQTDLGNRLRSREAREEGRITSILVRKQLAEQWS
- a CDS encoding sigma-54 interaction domain-containing protein, with the protein product MEKELRLELDTIINTSNNNITITDENGIILRSNREHWKMYDIEEGSYIGTSIYELEKKGILSPSINALVLKEKKVVQVLQHTKSGHVIMSTGYPVFNKEGQLIRAISYSQDQTEIYRLQEQYEQLQSKVAGFQAEVEELRGKEASQHPILFRSSKMKQIITTIQRVAKSDATILFLGASGVGKSTLARYIHDRSERHKEPFIEVNCSTIPETLFESEMFGYEPGSFTGAHKSGRKGLIEQADQGTLFLDEIGELPLSIQVKLLKVLQEKKMTRVGGKVEHLVNFRLITATNQPLKEMVDEGKFRLDLYYRLNVIPISIPPLHERQDDIVILLQHYLQIMNEKHHSTKKLHPSTYHQLVQYKWPGNVREMENILERLVLTIEDPIIRPEHLPLELQSNIKETVESSHYEQDMVEKKSLKEAVEEVEIQMLSRAKKQCKTTYEMAELLQISQPTVIYKLKKYKNHLQ
- a CDS encoding nitroreductase family protein; protein product: MEPKNSYIDIMRRRQSIRTFDSVKLSKSNLSQLTSYINKEKNQIGPFGGKGLVTLVQVTNNHTEKGIKLGTYGFIKNPQAYLVGSAKNEKYALVEYAFLFHKVLLFATQLGLGTCWMGGTFSRNSFEKEIQLQENEFIPMSV
- a CDS encoding aldo/keto reductase; the encoded protein is MDFVTLNNSVKMPQLGYGVWQVEDEQATTAVRKAIEVGYTSIDTAMIYQNERGVGKAIKEASVPREQLFITTKVWNSDQGFENTLRAFDESLERLGLDYVDLYLIHWPTPEFDQYVDTYKALEKLYHDGRVKAIGVCNFEIEHLERLLQECEVKPVLNQVECHPYLQQNELKDFCAKHDIFLEAWSPLEQGGDVLKDEVIQKIADVQGKTPAQVVLRWHLQKNNIVIPKSVTPSRIEENFNVFDFELTEEQMDEINQLNRDRRKGPHPNEFHNR
- a CDS encoding MotA/TolQ/ExbB proton channel family protein, with translation MVEAILTLFTNEQQAQSIVSNPLVEFIFMVLFVTFAAAVFVHFLLFSKLRTIRNFIGETNSLEMAPVNSFQKEFEQKNKQESVKAETFVQEKFSSWRMFNVPVVSLIKMIQMTVSIFILVGVLGTFIGLAMSLGSIDATGDQLVENVALVLAGIDVAFYTSIAGMGLSLLMTVMTRVWNTEFLLTDIMLKTESHLEEKEKDGMTRLIEVSETIHTSIVDLHESNQESMQSIVESFHGFQEYTVGLQQSAKDLAKFNEGLSENLKDFTVIFDRVKEMTEGFDKGVKKLNKNFDQLFSYFYKMDQRNEKMTSAFTETYKKIDELSTSQIESMNQFQDSVGDLRDYFSAIANRQESIQTAFERMLGQSDQLVKAMKENNQQFERIFGHDVSSKLSAMTTNLHDLKNDFHRLGHTISRLPDELETINRAQGEYKTLLGNRYDELKQYNHEIYNHLKMHSANSSAYETYLNDASRYYEQLGMTNQQLLNDLNRTVTQMTDSFNQRENQMESNVGILKDTLSRYVANLEGTLGDKLEKASRNIGDYVTEINSVLKKEFKQIGEITEESQIRSARSIQQLVQELNQEIQLLNRQLQTFSEEASRKSSIRVGAND